TCAGCGAGAACTGCAGGCGCGAGAGGGTGACGGCGTCGACGCCCGTCATGATCGCCCGCCTTCCTAGGCGCCCGGGGCATCCCCGCCCCGCGCGCCGCCGCGGTCCCTCAGACCCGACCAGGTGCGCCGGTTCACGAGGAAGAGCAGCGCGGCGAGCGCGGCGAGGTAGACGAGGACGCCGGCGCCGATCCTGCGCCTCTCGGCGGCGTGGGGGTCCGCGGCGAACAGGAGATAGGCCGCGACGTCGGCCGCCTTGCGCCGCAGATCCGGGTCGTCCCCGGCGAACGGGGCCGGCATCGCGATGCCCGGGGAGACGCGGTTCTTCTCCGGCGCGTCCACGTACGCCGACAGCAGCGCCGCGATGTACGCCGCACCCTGCCCCTCGCGCCCCCGGGCCAGCGCCATGAGCGAGAGGTCCGGGGGGACCTTGCCGAAGGCGGCGCGCGCATCGCTCTCGGCAAGCGGCGCGCGCTCGCCGAGGTAGCGCAGCCCGTGGCAGGAGCGGCAGACCTGCGCGAAGACCTCCCGGCCGCGGGCGACCGCCGCCGCGCCGGCGGG
This DNA window, taken from bacterium, encodes the following:
- a CDS encoding cytochrome c1; the protein is PAGAAAVARGREVFAQVCRSCHGLRYLGERAPLAESDARAAFGKVPPDLSLMALARGREGQGAAYIAALLSAYVDAPEKNRVSPGIAMPAPFAGDDPDLRRKAADVAAYLLFAADPHAAERRRIGAGVLVYLAALAALLFLVNRRTWSGLRDRGGARGGDAPGA